One genomic window of uncultured delta proteobacterium includes the following:
- a CDS encoding DegT/DnrJ/EryC1/StrS aminotransferase (modular protein): MLNLSECSPKELFLPEELDLVVKYLYAKDILSPCGSDVYRSLYLRHILMRTRGIEGVNTNWRLSRPKNTVEDYDQAFRELVASMRQQGFIRENFIPVTTDGHLLAGCHRIAAAAALGIPLFTRVEEKIQKREWDFSWFVKHGFPQDDLLRILRGYADLLPESSTMFIVWPPMLRFAGHIREYIKKHLDIVGEIELSFEDNYIALSHLLYDMYYYTGKMGTISDNDAITRKITLFHGVEQKIVVFLATNIKNNKEQDIFDLSTRMKEDLRLSFDFHIPKDTYASLHAASSEDELRHMARLVLSPNNLKYLRLRLLQGIHPRLTELCETAKRVCAQHGISSNDICVVGSGPLGVLGLLEPGDFDCIAVSSERARWEDDLVYLHDDFMLVKKGFHKKQDGEALADDTIIRCPEWHFVYNGLKFANLDIIKDKKNVSRRPKDVLHLETIRLFENMLGLYDKEKILKDRITAEAIKRNLGIAALARTSMAEVQGPVHVTRAAVPDLAVYNRYLHHIFQSGHFTNNGQFAAGLEQRLANDLRAPRFALCANGTLALQLAVRAAGLAGKTVITTPFSYVATMTALLAEGCTPVFADIDEETLCLDPATMEERIAPETAGIVPVHVYGNMCDVEALTALSDRHGLPVVYDGAHAFGCEYMGKSLLDFGDYTACSFHSTQVFHTAEGGGVVSATDAGDAAIRLLRAFGHSGEEYQLAGINAKMSELHAAMGLSLIDTVDENIRQRGIVSGLYDAALRWGALRRPARRPEMTYNYAYYPVIFPDEDALLRVAGRLRERNIFPRRYFYPALNTLPYLPKRQSCPVAESVAPRVLCLPLYAGLDTAIVEYIARTINNAL, encoded by the coding sequence ATGCTTAATCTGTCCGAATGCTCGCCAAAGGAGCTCTTCCTCCCGGAAGAACTCGACCTGGTGGTCAAGTATTTATATGCCAAAGATATTCTTTCCCCATGCGGGAGTGATGTATACCGGTCTCTCTACCTCCGGCACATTCTTATGCGCACGCGGGGTATTGAAGGGGTAAACACCAACTGGCGCCTGTCCCGGCCCAAAAATACCGTTGAAGACTACGATCAGGCGTTTCGCGAGCTTGTGGCCAGTATGCGGCAACAGGGCTTCATCCGCGAGAACTTCATCCCCGTCACAACCGACGGACATTTGCTGGCGGGATGTCATCGGATTGCCGCCGCCGCGGCATTGGGCATCCCTCTCTTCACCCGCGTTGAGGAAAAAATCCAGAAACGGGAATGGGACTTTTCCTGGTTTGTGAAACACGGTTTTCCTCAGGATGACCTGCTACGCATCCTGCGGGGCTATGCGGATCTGTTGCCGGAGTCGAGCACGATGTTTATAGTCTGGCCGCCCATGTTGCGTTTTGCGGGGCATATTCGCGAGTATATCAAGAAACATCTTGATATTGTCGGTGAAATTGAGCTGTCGTTTGAAGACAATTATATCGCCCTTTCCCATCTTCTATATGACATGTATTATTATACGGGCAAGATGGGTACTATCAGCGACAATGATGCGATAACAAGAAAAATTACACTATTTCATGGCGTTGAACAAAAAATTGTTGTTTTTCTTGCTACAAATATAAAGAACAATAAGGAACAGGATATTTTTGATCTGTCTACACGCATGAAAGAAGATCTGCGTCTGTCTTTTGATTTTCATATTCCGAAAGATACATACGCATCACTACATGCCGCCTCTTCTGAAGACGAGCTGCGCCATATGGCCAGGCTTGTGCTCTCCCCGAACAATCTGAAATATCTCAGACTGCGCCTGCTGCAGGGGATACATCCGCGTCTTACGGAACTTTGCGAAACGGCAAAGCGAGTATGCGCCCAGCACGGTATCAGCTCGAATGATATATGCGTTGTCGGGTCTGGGCCTCTGGGCGTTCTCGGCCTCCTTGAGCCCGGCGATTTCGACTGCATCGCTGTTTCCTCCGAACGCGCCCGCTGGGAAGACGACCTCGTGTATTTGCATGACGATTTCATGCTGGTGAAAAAAGGATTTCATAAAAAACAGGACGGCGAGGCGCTTGCGGATGACACGATCATCCGCTGCCCTGAATGGCACTTTGTGTATAACGGCCTCAAGTTCGCGAATCTGGACATAATCAAGGACAAAAAGAATGTTTCGCGGCGGCCGAAGGATGTGCTCCACCTTGAAACAATACGGCTTTTTGAAAACATGCTGGGGCTGTATGACAAAGAGAAAATTCTCAAGGACCGCATTACCGCGGAAGCGATAAAAAGGAACCTGGGCATCGCCGCCCTAGCGCGGACCTCCATGGCGGAAGTACAGGGTCCGGTGCATGTCACCCGTGCCGCCGTACCCGACCTGGCCGTATACAACCGTTATCTACACCATATTTTTCAGTCCGGGCACTTCACGAACAACGGCCAGTTCGCCGCCGGGCTGGAACAACGCCTGGCAAATGACCTGCGTGCCCCGCGTTTTGCCCTGTGCGCCAACGGCACCCTAGCGCTGCAACTAGCTGTCCGGGCGGCGGGCCTTGCCGGCAAGACGGTGATCACCACGCCCTTTTCCTACGTTGCCACGATGACGGCCCTGCTGGCGGAAGGCTGTACGCCTGTTTTTGCGGACATTGACGAAGAAACCCTCTGCCTGGACCCGGCCACAATGGAAGAACGCATCGCTCCGGAAACGGCCGGCATTGTGCCTGTGCATGTTTACGGAAACATGTGCGATGTGGAGGCGCTGACCGCTCTGTCAGACCGGCACGGTCTGCCCGTCGTTTACGATGGGGCTCATGCCTTCGGCTGTGAATACATGGGTAAAAGCCTACTGGACTTTGGCGACTATACGGCGTGCAGCTTCCATTCCACCCAGGTTTTCCACACCGCAGAAGGCGGCGGCGTCGTCTCCGCCACCGATGCGGGCGATGCCGCCATCCGCTTGCTGCGCGCTTTCGGCCATAGCGGCGAAGAGTACCAACTAGCCGGAATCAACGCGAAAATGTCCGAACTGCACGCCGCCATGGGGCTGAGCCTTATCGACACGGTGGACGAAAACATCAGGCAGCGTGGCATAGTCAGCGGCCTGTACGACGCGGCGCTGCGCTGGGGTGCGCTGCGCCGTCCTGCGCGGCGGCCGGAAATGACCTACAATTACGCCTATTATCCGGTCATTTTCCCTGATGAAGACGCCTTGTTGCGGGTGGCCGGGCGCTTGCGCGAGCGGAATATTTTCCCCCGCCGCTATTTTTATCCGGCGCTCAACACCTTGCCCTATTTGCCGAAGCGGCAATCCTGCCCCGTGGCCGAGTCCGTCGCTCCCCGCGTGCTCTGTCTGCCGCTTTACGCCGGCCTGGACACCGCCATAGTGGAATACATCGCGCGGACCATAAACAACGCATTGTAA